In one window of Solanum pennellii chromosome 2, SPENNV200 DNA:
- the LOC107011632 gene encoding COBRA-like protein 4, giving the protein MRGLIVVAGFFLIALIPHTVAFDPLDPNGNITIKWDVMSWTPDGYVATVTMNNFQMYRHIMTPGWTLGWTWAKKEVIWSMVGAQTTEQGDCSKFKGNIPHCCKKNPTVVDLLPGTPYNQQFTNCCKGGVLASWGQDPQSSVSAFQVSVGQAGTTNKTVKLPKNFTLLGPGPGYTCGPAKIVPPTKFFTPDLRRKTQALMTWNVTCTYSQFLARKHPSCCVSMSSFYNETITSCPSCACGCENRNKCIKSDSKLLSVVGVNTPRKDNAPLIQCTHHMCPIRVHWHVKLNYKDYWRVKLTVTNFNYRINYTQWTLVVQHPNLNNVTQVFSFDYKPLVPYQSVNDTGMFYGMKFYNDLLMEAGPSGTVQSEVLLQKDKETFSFKQGWAFPRKVYFNGDECMLPPPDTYPYLPNFAHHSPVAFTTLSFSLFFLSILLF; this is encoded by the exons ATGAGAGGTTTGATTGTTGTGGCTGGCTTCTTCTTAATTGCTCTCATTCCTCATACAG TTGCATTTGATCCGTTGGATCCCAATGGGAATATCACCATCAAATGGGATGTTATGTCTTGGACACCAGATGGCTATGTC GCTACTGTAACGATGAACAATTTCCAAATGTACCGGCATATCATGACCCCTGGTTGGACCCTAGGATGGACATGGGCTAAGAAAGAAGTGATTTGGTCTATGGTGGGTGCACAAACCACTGAACAAGGGGACTGCTCTAAATTCAAAGGCAACATTCCTCATTGCTGCAAAAAGAACCCCACAGTAGTAGATTTGCTCCCTGGAACTCCTTATAACCAGCAATTTACCAATTGCTGCAAAGGTGGTGTCTTGGCTTCTTGGGGCCAAGATCCTCAATCTTCTGTCTCTGCATTTCAAGTTAGCGTCGGACAAGCTGGTACCACCAACAAGACCGTTAAACTTCCTAAGAACTTCACTTTGCTTGGTCCTGGACCTGGATACACTTGTGGCCCTGCTAAGATTGTTCCACCTACCAAATTTTTCACACCTGATCTTCGACGCAAAACACAGGCCTTAA TGACATGGAATGTGACATGCACATACTCCCAATTTCTAGCACGAAAACACCCGAGTTGTTGTGTCTCCATGTCAAGTTTCTACAATGAAACCATCACTTCTTGTCCTTCTTGTGCTTGTGGTTGTGAGAACAGAAACAAATGTATCAA GAGCGACTCCAAACTATTGAGTGTGGTTGGGGTAAACACTCCAAGAAAAGACAATGCACCGTTAATACAGTGTACGCACCATATGTGCCCAATTCGAGTGCATTGGCATGTGAAACTCAACTACAAGGACTATTGGCGAGTCAAGCTTACTGTAACCAACTTCAATTACAGGATCAATTACACACAATGGACTCTTGTTGTTCAGCATCCAAATCTTAACAATGTTACACAAGTTTTTAGCTTTGATTACAAGCCTCTCGTTCCCTATCAATCCGTCA ATGACACTGGAATGTTCTATGGTATGAAGTTCTACAATGACTTACTGATGGAAGCAGGGCCATCTGGGACTGTCCAATCAGAAGTGCTCCTCCAGAAGGACAAGGAAACATTCTCCTTCAAGCAAGGATGGGCATTTCCTCGGAAAGTCTACTTCAATGGCGACGAATGCATGCTGCCACCACCAGACACTTATCCATACTTACCCAACTTTGCCCATCATAGTCCTGTTGCCTTCACAACATTGTCATTTTCCCTGTTTTTCCTTTCTATTCTACTCTTTTGA
- the LOC107011633 gene encoding uncharacterized protein LOC107011633: protein MGRWIRPEVYPLMAAMTFVTGMCVFQLTRNVLLNPDVRINKAHRSMGILENEEEGEKYAKHSLRNFLRTRPPQVMPSINRFFSNHDNN, encoded by the exons ATGGGACGTTGGATTAGACCCGAG GTATATCCACTAATGGCAGCGATGACATTTGTAACGGGAATGTGCGTTTTTCAGCTCACAAGAAACGTTCTCTTAAATCCTGATGTCAG gATCAATAAAGCTCATCGAAGCATGGGAATacttgaaaatgaagaagaaggagaGAAGTACGCAAAACATAGCCTTCGAAACTTCCTACGTACTCGTCCACCACAAGTCATGCCTTCTATCAACCGTTTTTTCTCTAATCATGATAACAATTGA